A genomic segment from Dendropsophus ebraccatus isolate aDenEbr1 chromosome 7, aDenEbr1.pat, whole genome shotgun sequence encodes:
- the SPRY1 gene encoding protein sprouty homolog 1 isoform X2: protein MELQSQHGPSGSLVVIQQPSLDSRQRLEYEREVPPAAILSLDQIKALRSRNEYTEGPSMVRKHGGPKTAPRYGKQERTHEILPVNVNNNNEHRPPHSGHVYMARAPVLSRSTSTGSAASSGSTNSASSDQELLGQSPPTRHGSGHRTDRVVRMQPKTSLLVVDDLKSSLKVDSTQHRFICEQCGKCKCTDCTAPRTLPSCLACNRQCLCSAESMVEYSTCMCLVKAAFYHCSNDDEGDSYADNPCSCTQSHCCSRYLCMGLMSLFLPCLLCYPPAKGCLKLCRGCYDRVNRPGCRCKNSNTVYCKLDEVPRGQGKPS from the coding sequence ATGGAGCTACAAAGTCAACATGGCCCTAGCGGTTCATTAGTTGTCATCCAGCAACCTTCTTTAGACAGCAGGCAGAGGCTGGAGTATGAACGGGAGGTTCCACCAGCCGCTATCTTGTCTCTGGACCAGATCAAAGCTCTCCGGAGCCGAAACGAGTACACGGAGGGCCCATCAATGGTGAGGAAACACGGAGGGCCCAAAACCGCTCCACGGTACGGCAAACAGGAGAGGACTCACGAAATCCTACCAGTCAATGTGAATAATAACAATGAGCACAGACCCCCTCACTCGGGACATGTGTACATGGCGAGGGCTCCCGTGCTCAGTAGGTCAACCAGCACCGGAAGTGCCGCAAGTTCTGGAAGCACAAATAGTGCCTCTTCCGATCAAGAACTTTTGGGACAATCTCCGCCGACCAGACACGGCTCCGGCCACAGGACGGACAGGGTAGTTCGAATGCAACCGAAAACATCGTTGTTGGTTGTAGATGACTTAAAGAGCTCTTTAAAAGTGGACTCGACCCAGCACCGATTTATTTGTGAACAGTGCGGAAAGTGCAAATGTACGGACTGCACCGCTCCGCGGACCCTACCATCATGCTTGGCTTGCAATCGTCAGTGTCTTTGCTCTGCCGAGAGCATGGTGGAATACAGCACTTGTATGTGTCTGGTCAAAGCAGCTTTCTACCACTGCTCCAACGACGACGAGGGCGACTCGTACGCGGATAACCCTTGTTCTTGCACCCAGTCGCACTGCTGCTCCAGATACTTATGCATGGGACTCATGTCCTTGTTCTTACCATGCTTACTCTGCTACCCTCCTGCCAAGGGATGCCTGAAACTGTGTCGTGGTTGTTACGACAGAGTCAATCGCCCAGGTTGCCGGTGTAAGAACTCaaatactgtatattgcaaactggATGAGGTTCCACGGGGTCAGGGCAAGCCCTCCTGA
- the SPRY1 gene encoding protein sprouty homolog 1 isoform X1: MGFSDACQVPIECQKSRSLQMELQSQHGPSGSLVVIQQPSLDSRQRLEYEREVPPAAILSLDQIKALRSRNEYTEGPSMVRKHGGPKTAPRYGKQERTHEILPVNVNNNNEHRPPHSGHVYMARAPVLSRSTSTGSAASSGSTNSASSDQELLGQSPPTRHGSGHRTDRVVRMQPKTSLLVVDDLKSSLKVDSTQHRFICEQCGKCKCTDCTAPRTLPSCLACNRQCLCSAESMVEYSTCMCLVKAAFYHCSNDDEGDSYADNPCSCTQSHCCSRYLCMGLMSLFLPCLLCYPPAKGCLKLCRGCYDRVNRPGCRCKNSNTVYCKLDEVPRGQGKPS; the protein is encoded by the exons ATGGG ATTTTCAGATGCATGCCAAGTTCCCATTGAATGCCAGAAGTCGAGATCACTACAGATGGAGCTACAAAGTCAACATGGCCCTAGCGGTTCATTAGTTGTCATCCAGCAACCTTCTTTAGACAGCAGGCAGAGGCTGGAGTATGAACGGGAGGTTCCACCAGCCGCTATCTTGTCTCTGGACCAGATCAAAGCTCTCCGGAGCCGAAACGAGTACACGGAGGGCCCATCAATGGTGAGGAAACACGGAGGGCCCAAAACCGCTCCACGGTACGGCAAACAGGAGAGGACTCACGAAATCCTACCAGTCAATGTGAATAATAACAATGAGCACAGACCCCCTCACTCGGGACATGTGTACATGGCGAGGGCTCCCGTGCTCAGTAGGTCAACCAGCACCGGAAGTGCCGCAAGTTCTGGAAGCACAAATAGTGCCTCTTCCGATCAAGAACTTTTGGGACAATCTCCGCCGACCAGACACGGCTCCGGCCACAGGACGGACAGGGTAGTTCGAATGCAACCGAAAACATCGTTGTTGGTTGTAGATGACTTAAAGAGCTCTTTAAAAGTGGACTCGACCCAGCACCGATTTATTTGTGAACAGTGCGGAAAGTGCAAATGTACGGACTGCACCGCTCCGCGGACCCTACCATCATGCTTGGCTTGCAATCGTCAGTGTCTTTGCTCTGCCGAGAGCATGGTGGAATACAGCACTTGTATGTGTCTGGTCAAAGCAGCTTTCTACCACTGCTCCAACGACGACGAGGGCGACTCGTACGCGGATAACCCTTGTTCTTGCACCCAGTCGCACTGCTGCTCCAGATACTTATGCATGGGACTCATGTCCTTGTTCTTACCATGCTTACTCTGCTACCCTCCTGCCAAGGGATGCCTGAAACTGTGTCGTGGTTGTTACGACAGAGTCAATCGCCCAGGTTGCCGGTGTAAGAACTCaaatactgtatattgcaaactggATGAGGTTCCACGGGGTCAGGGCAAGCCCTCCTGA